One Phocaeicola dorei genomic region harbors:
- a CDS encoding helix-turn-helix domain-containing protein, whose translation MAEEKIDNALEVKEERVECKGENWVCHSQAIAAIMSNRMGELGMTQRVLAEKMNCTQQYVSKVLKGRENLSLETLCKIENALGIKILQAGINR comes from the coding sequence ATGGCTGAAGAAAAGATAGACAACGCATTGGAAGTAAAAGAGGAAAGAGTGGAATGCAAAGGCGAAAATTGGGTTTGCCATTCGCAGGCTATAGCAGCAATCATGTCAAACCGAATGGGAGAACTTGGCATGACACAACGAGTGCTGGCTGAGAAAATGAACTGCACCCAGCAGTATGTTTCTAAAGTGTTGAAAGGCCGAGAGAATTTGTCATTGGAAACTTTGTGCAAAATAGAAAATGCATTAGGCATCAAAATATTACAAGCTGGAATAAATAGGTAA
- a CDS encoding GIY-YIG nuclease family protein has product MKRELMFIKDFRPVYGYDKQIDNLEDDDLTDLPSKPGVYIIVSFKTKFIYPIGQSKVIYIGKTDNIQRRLKEHQRNLINAINDRFNECWHLDRYNYMRYHGAKVYYYTCRGYQESKDLESSIIESFYDRYGSIPVANGARSFRCVKD; this is encoded by the coding sequence ATGAAAAGAGAACTGATGTTTATAAAGGATTTCAGGCCTGTTTATGGTTATGATAAACAGATTGACAATTTGGAGGATGATGATTTGACTGATTTACCGTCAAAACCAGGAGTCTATATAATAGTTTCATTTAAGACAAAGTTTATATATCCTATAGGACAATCTAAAGTAATCTATATAGGAAAAACGGACAATATACAGAGAAGGCTTAAAGAGCATCAAAGGAATCTGATAAATGCCATAAATGACAGATTTAATGAATGCTGGCATTTGGACAGATATAATTATATGCGTTATCATGGAGCAAAGGTTTACTACTATACATGTCGAGGGTATCAGGAATCAAAAGACTTAGAATCAAGTATAATAGAATCATTCTATGACAGATATGGTTCCATACCTGTAGCCAATGGAGCCAGGTCTTTCAGATGTGTCAAAGATTAA
- a CDS encoding ATP-binding protein, which yields MKFVDRIDEAARLKDALAREKSSLVVMYGRRRLGKSTLIKRVLSDNDVYFLADRSEGQHQRTLLAKVIAQVFPDFDKLTYPDWESMFRAVNYRTDKRFTLCLDEFPYLVEQSPELSSVLQKLVDEKQLKYNLVLCGSSQNMMYGLFLDSTAPLYGRADEIMRLSPIRLPYIQEALSLDAMNAIEEYSVWGGVPRYWELRENRNSLDDALWHNILSVNGTLYEEPIKLFQDDVKDIVKTSTIMSYIGTGANRLSEIAGRCNEPATNLSRPLKKLIDLGFLEKDVPFGIDEKNAKKSLYKIADPFMAFYYQFVVPNRSFIELGRSLPIEQALNAHFSEYVSMQWEKLCRDAVTGNLVNGVVYGKAKRWWGSVLNEDKKPEQVEFDVMAESLDKKYLLVGECKWTTGENGKQLTAELLRKANLLPFAKNYTIVPMLFLKNAPKDDIGGVILLPEDIINLTK from the coding sequence ATGAAATTCGTTGATAGAATAGATGAAGCGGCACGTTTGAAGGATGCTCTTGCGAGAGAGAAGTCCTCGTTAGTCGTCATGTATGGTCGTAGACGATTAGGTAAGTCAACACTTATCAAAAGAGTGTTGTCGGACAATGATGTTTATTTTCTCGCTGATCGTTCTGAAGGCCAACATCAGAGAACATTGCTCGCAAAAGTGATAGCACAAGTGTTTCCAGATTTCGATAAGTTGACATATCCAGACTGGGAATCTATGTTTCGTGCGGTCAATTATCGAACAGACAAGCGTTTTACTCTATGTTTGGATGAATTTCCATATCTTGTGGAACAATCTCCGGAACTGTCGTCTGTTTTGCAGAAACTGGTTGACGAGAAACAACTGAAGTATAATCTTGTGCTTTGTGGCTCGTCACAAAACATGATGTATGGGTTGTTTCTTGATTCTACTGCACCTCTCTATGGTCGTGCTGATGAGATAATGAGGCTATCACCGATACGTTTGCCGTATATTCAGGAGGCTTTGAGTCTTGATGCGATGAATGCCATTGAAGAGTATTCCGTATGGGGAGGTGTGCCGCGTTATTGGGAACTAAGGGAAAACAGAAATTCGCTTGATGACGCATTGTGGCATAATATCCTGTCAGTAAATGGCACTCTTTACGAAGAACCTATAAAGCTGTTTCAAGATGATGTTAAGGATATTGTCAAGACCTCGACAATAATGTCTTATATCGGTACAGGTGCAAATCGTCTTTCTGAGATTGCTGGACGATGCAATGAACCGGCAACCAATCTGTCACGACCATTAAAGAAACTTATCGATCTCGGATTCTTGGAAAAAGATGTTCCATTCGGGATTGATGAAAAGAATGCGAAAAAGAGTCTTTATAAGATAGCCGATCCTTTTATGGCATTCTACTATCAGTTTGTTGTTCCGAATCGCTCGTTCATTGAACTTGGTCGTAGCTTACCCATTGAACAGGCTTTGAATGCCCATTTCTCTGAGTATGTGAGTATGCAATGGGAAAAACTGTGCAGAGATGCTGTTACAGGTAATCTTGTCAATGGTGTAGTTTATGGTAAGGCAAAACGCTGGTGGGGTTCTGTCCTCAATGAGGATAAGAAACCTGAACAAGTCGAATTTGATGTAATGGCCGAATCGCTTGATAAAAAGTATCTGCTGGTTGGTGAATGTAAATGGACAACAGGGGAGAATGGTAAACAACTAACAGCCGAACTTCTCCGCAAAGCTAATCTGCTACCGTTTGCCAAGAACTATACCATCGTTCCAATGCTGTTTCTTAAGAATGCTCCGAAAGATGATATTGGGGGTGTTATATTGTTACCAGAAGATATTATTAATCTGACTAAATAG
- a CDS encoding type I restriction endonuclease subunit R: MKQFSEATRVQMPAMVHLTRLGYTYFGKIYEDMSGTVYDGDTNILLPVFEEQFKKLNPSHEGEFLQVLKDIRKELNDDDLGRGFYQRLKNVSPVKLIDFEDIGNNTFHFTAEFTCKNGQDEFRPDITLFINGLPLCFIEVKKPNNHGGMVAESNRMNKERFPNKKFRRFINITQLMIFSNNMEYDAMGGIVPIQGAFYCTGARSYSPFNCFREENIGSQKIAPYHRDYPYKEIDKEEEKRILSDYNCQVIHTSPEYQTNLDINTPTNRILTSMCSPERLLYIIRYGIAYVKMEREVDGKIESTDQKHIMRYQQLFASLAIKKKLSEGMRSGVVWHTQGSGKTALSFYLTYILNDYFAKQHKVAKLYFIVDRLDLLEQASQEFEARALVVSTANSRAELMEHFRSNQAQHGASGQAEITVVNIQRFSEDKEKVKFNDYATNLQRIFILDEAHRGYKPGGCFLANLFEADPDAIKIALTGTPLLKEERASCRVFGNGEYFHTYYYDKSIADGYTLKIIREDIETSYKERLSDVYDKLDTLVQKKDIKKADIIEHPNYVKELANYIMDDLKRFRKIQGDDTLGGMVICETSEQAKRLYEVFQEEWEKHHPKAQMFRMPDGTLLAAEPVLTYHSKYRPLKAGLILHDTDDKETRKQIVKEFKKNMSIDVLIVFNMLLTGFDAPRLKRLYFGRKLKDHNLLQAITRVNRPYKDMRYGYVIDFADIKKNFEETNEAYLKELNRFNDVEEIGEGNATDTFTQVIEDKEEIINQMKQVKQTLFNYSYDNAEEFSNEISTEEDKSVLLELKQALVAAKNMANLVRTFGDEDMKEKFAKIEITKLPQLLSEVQHRIDIINQKEAFSNEDETKRMINEAMMNIEFNFSKIGQEEMKVIGGGAELKEKWNKTISNFTQNIDQDDPEYITLREAFMERFKEHGFVVETIAKFNEETKALDEIIKRLQDLQKRNAVLMKKYKGDEKFARVHKRIREENKEREKKGLKPIFSQQDEELVSILSTIKNDIDAKVYDRNDILKKDAYFNRTVMALINGCLYQYPEIKPEMEDYKFIQSRISQQYINQYNATYGRV; the protein is encoded by the coding sequence ATGAAACAGTTTTCGGAAGCAACAAGGGTACAGATGCCGGCTATGGTACATCTTACCCGATTAGGATATACGTATTTTGGGAAGATATATGAAGATATGAGTGGCACCGTATATGATGGTGACACAAATATCCTTTTGCCTGTGTTTGAAGAGCAGTTCAAGAAACTTAATCCTTCACATGAAGGAGAGTTTCTGCAGGTACTCAAAGATATAAGAAAAGAATTGAATGACGACGATCTGGGTAGAGGGTTCTATCAAAGATTAAAGAATGTATCACCTGTAAAACTCATAGATTTTGAGGATATAGGAAACAATACTTTTCATTTTACTGCCGAGTTTACTTGCAAAAACGGTCAGGATGAATTCAGACCGGATATAACTTTGTTCATTAACGGACTCCCTCTTTGCTTCATAGAGGTAAAGAAGCCAAACAACCATGGCGGAATGGTAGCGGAAAGCAACAGAATGAACAAGGAACGATTCCCAAACAAGAAATTCCGTAGATTCATAAATATAACCCAGCTGATGATATTCAGCAACAATATGGAATATGATGCTATGGGTGGTATAGTACCTATACAAGGAGCATTCTATTGTACTGGTGCCCGTTCTTATTCCCCCTTCAACTGTTTCAGGGAAGAAAATATAGGGTCACAGAAGATAGCACCTTACCATAGAGATTATCCATATAAGGAAATTGATAAAGAGGAAGAGAAGCGTATTCTCTCTGACTATAACTGTCAGGTAATCCATACAAGTCCTGAATATCAGACAAATCTTGATATAAATACACCGACAAACAGGATATTGACTTCAATGTGTTCACCGGAGCGATTGCTTTACATCATTAGATACGGTATTGCATACGTGAAGATGGAAAGGGAAGTGGATGGTAAAATAGAATCTACAGACCAGAAGCATATTATGCGTTATCAGCAGCTGTTTGCATCACTGGCGATTAAAAAGAAGCTGTCGGAAGGGATGCGCTCAGGTGTGGTATGGCATACCCAGGGCAGTGGAAAAACAGCTTTGTCATTTTATCTCACCTATATTCTCAATGACTACTTTGCAAAGCAACACAAGGTGGCCAAGCTGTATTTTATAGTTGATAGACTTGATTTATTGGAACAGGCAAGCCAGGAGTTTGAGGCAAGAGCTCTTGTAGTAAGTACAGCCAACTCGAGGGCTGAACTGATGGAACATTTCAGGAGCAACCAGGCACAGCATGGAGCAAGCGGACAGGCTGAAATAACAGTAGTAAATATCCAGAGATTTTCAGAAGACAAAGAAAAGGTCAAGTTTAATGATTATGCTACAAACCTGCAGCGAATATTCATACTGGATGAAGCACATAGAGGATATAAGCCGGGAGGATGTTTCCTGGCCAACTTGTTTGAAGCAGACCCGGATGCTATAAAAATAGCATTGACCGGTACACCTTTGCTAAAGGAAGAAAGGGCGTCATGCAGAGTCTTCGGAAATGGTGAGTACTTTCACACCTACTATTACGATAAGTCAATAGCAGACGGATATACGCTAAAGATAATAAGGGAAGATATTGAAACATCCTATAAGGAAAGATTGTCTGATGTTTATGACAAACTTGACACATTGGTTCAAAAAAAAGATATAAAGAAAGCGGATATCATAGAGCATCCTAATTATGTTAAGGAGTTGGCCAATTACATTATGGATGACTTGAAGAGATTCAGGAAAATTCAAGGAGATGATACTTTAGGAGGAATGGTCATCTGTGAAACGAGTGAACAAGCAAAACGTCTGTATGAGGTATTTCAGGAGGAGTGGGAAAAGCATCATCCTAAAGCTCAGATGTTTAGAATGCCTGATGGAACACTGTTGGCTGCAGAACCAGTCTTGACATATCATAGCAAATATAGACCACTTAAAGCAGGTCTCATCCTTCATGATACAGACGATAAGGAGACGAGGAAGCAGATAGTCAAGGAGTTTAAGAAGAACATGAGCATAGATGTATTAATTGTGTTCAATATGTTGCTGACGGGATTTGATGCGCCCAGATTGAAGCGCTTGTATTTTGGCAGAAAACTTAAGGATCATAATCTGTTGCAGGCCATAACACGAGTGAACCGTCCTTATAAAGACATGAGATATGGCTATGTAATTGATTTTGCCGATATAAAGAAGAACTTTGAGGAAACAAATGAAGCCTATCTTAAAGAACTTAACCGCTTTAACGATGTAGAAGAAATAGGGGAAGGCAATGCCACTGATACATTTACTCAGGTAATTGAGGATAAGGAAGAGATTATCAACCAAATGAAACAGGTAAAACAAACACTTTTCAATTATTCTTATGACAATGCAGAAGAGTTCTCGAATGAGATATCAACAGAAGAAGACAAGTCTGTTCTTCTTGAACTAAAACAGGCACTGGTAGCAGCCAAGAATATGGCAAACCTTGTCCGTACATTCGGTGACGAAGATATGAAGGAGAAGTTTGCTAAGATTGAGATAACCAAGTTGCCACAACTGTTAAGTGAGGTTCAGCACAGAATTGACATCATAAACCAGAAAGAAGCCTTTAGCAATGAGGACGAGACAAAGAGGATGATAAATGAGGCTATGATGAACATTGAGTTCAATTTTTCAAAGATAGGACAGGAGGAAATGAAAGTCATAGGTGGAGGGGCAGAGCTTAAAGAGAAGTGGAATAAGACTATCAGCAACTTCACCCAGAACATAGACCAGGATGACCCTGAATACATTACTCTGAGGGAGGCTTTTATGGAAAGATTCAAAGAACACGGCTTTGTAGTTGAGACTATAGCAAAGTTCAATGAAGAAACAAAAGCTCTTGATGAAATTATTAAGCGTCTGCAGGATCTCCAGAAGCGCAATGCAGTGCTGATGAAGAAATATAAGGGAGATGAAAAGTTTGCCAGAGTACACAAAAGAATAAGAGAGGAAAATAAGGAAAGGGAAAAGAAGGGATTGAAACCAATCTTTTCTCAACAGGATGAAGAACTTGTGTCGATACTCAGTACTATAAAAAACGATATCGATGCAAAAGTATACGATAGAAATGATATACTTAAGAAGGATGCCTACTTTAACAGAACAGTAATGGCTCTTATAAATGGCTGCCTTTATCAGTATCCGGAGATAAAGCCTGAGATGGAGGATTATAAATTCATCCAATCCAGAATTTCACAACAATATATTAATCAATATAATGCCACTTATGGCAGAGTTTAA
- a CDS encoding DUF262 domain-containing protein: MVDIDNKEVAVEEENLDGDNSSEAITKPFNPNEIDVDISTVNLGSLIEQLENDEIDLQPDFQRAADVWNNIKKSRLIESILLGLPLPSFYFSEDPVSQKLSIIDGLQRICAIRDFVLKKDEPLKLEGLQFLKNFEGVTFSQLARPEVKRIKSLKITMNTLRKGTPLDVKYIIFQRVNTAGEPLTPQEMRHALNQGPAAIFLKELADMESFKKATNYSVKTKRMQDRDFVNRFVAFFIGYQDYIGDLDMFLNDKMGELNKMTRAQRDDIRIAFDKSMKCCYQIFQDDTFRKRYSVSERRKPISKSVYDTLSVNIAWLSDEEQSLLLKNAGAFKNGMIRLFNDDKFNFSISTGTGQKYNVEQRFTMVKSLIKEIINL, encoded by the coding sequence ATGGTGGATATCGATAACAAGGAAGTTGCAGTGGAAGAAGAGAATCTTGATGGTGATAATTCTTCGGAAGCAATAACCAAACCGTTTAATCCGAACGAAATTGATGTGGATATATCCACGGTTAATTTGGGTTCACTAATAGAACAATTGGAAAATGATGAGATAGATTTGCAGCCTGATTTTCAGCGTGCAGCAGATGTGTGGAATAACATAAAAAAGAGTAGGCTGATAGAATCTATTTTGCTGGGACTTCCTTTGCCATCTTTTTATTTTAGCGAAGATCCTGTAAGTCAAAAGCTTTCTATTATAGATGGATTGCAGCGGATTTGTGCAATAAGGGATTTTGTATTAAAGAAGGATGAACCACTGAAATTGGAAGGGCTACAGTTCCTGAAAAATTTTGAAGGGGTAACTTTCTCTCAATTGGCACGTCCTGAAGTTAAGCGTATTAAATCGCTTAAAATTACCATGAATACATTGCGTAAAGGAACTCCATTAGATGTAAAATATATAATATTCCAACGTGTAAATACTGCTGGAGAACCTTTAACACCACAAGAGATGCGCCATGCTTTGAACCAGGGGCCTGCTGCGATATTTCTAAAAGAGTTGGCAGACATGGAGTCTTTTAAAAAAGCTACTAATTATTCTGTAAAGACAAAGCGAATGCAAGATCGAGATTTTGTAAACCGATTTGTGGCGTTTTTTATTGGTTATCAGGATTATATTGGTGATTTAGATATGTTTCTAAATGATAAAATGGGAGAACTGAATAAAATGACTCGTGCGCAAAGGGATGACATACGCATTGCTTTTGATAAATCAATGAAATGTTGCTATCAGATATTTCAAGATGATACATTTCGAAAAAGATACAGTGTTTCCGAAAGAAGAAAGCCTATATCTAAATCAGTATATGATACCTTGAGTGTCAACATAGCTTGGTTGAGTGATGAAGAACAAAGTCTGTTATTGAAAAATGCAGGAGCATTTAAAAACGGAATGATTCGTTTGTTTAATGATGACAAATTTAATTTCTCCATATCAACCGGAACAGGGCAGAAATATAATGTGGAACAACGTTTTACGATGGTGAAATCGTTAATAAAAGAAATAATAAATTTATGA
- a CDS encoding zinc ribbon domain-containing protein — MGQEFCQSCGMPLTDTNKGTNSDGSLNNEYCSYCYQKGQFTQDFNMSQMIEFCAQFTDQINKETGWNLTPEQAKENMRQFFPTLKRWKEKDERTLTEKATDLLAQCKDITIASIDDEGFPRPVPMSKISSKGCNEVWLATAANSVKVTDFKLNNKAGLCYSNYGDSVGLRGIIEIITDDNIRKEMWQDWLINHFPYGHTDPNFVLLHFIGKEATFWINGEFAHEKL, encoded by the coding sequence ATGGGACAAGAATTTTGTCAAAGTTGCGGTATGCCTCTCACTGATACAAACAAAGGAACAAACTCTGATGGAAGTTTGAACAATGAATACTGCTCTTATTGTTATCAGAAAGGACAATTCACACAAGATTTTAACATGAGCCAGATGATAGAATTTTGTGCTCAATTTACGGATCAGATAAATAAGGAAACAGGATGGAATCTTACTCCGGAACAGGCTAAGGAAAATATGAGACAATTCTTCCCTACTCTTAAACGATGGAAAGAAAAAGATGAAAGAACACTTACAGAAAAAGCAACTGACTTGTTAGCACAATGTAAGGACATTACGATTGCCTCAATTGATGACGAAGGATTTCCACGTCCGGTTCCAATGTCCAAAATCAGTTCAAAAGGATGTAATGAGGTATGGTTGGCAACCGCTGCAAATTCAGTGAAGGTTACAGATTTCAAACTGAACAACAAAGCCGGACTTTGTTATTCAAACTATGGTGACAGTGTCGGCCTGAGAGGAATCATTGAGATTATAACTGATGATAACATACGAAAAGAAATGTGGCAAGACTGGCTTATCAATCACTTTCCGTATGGCCATACAGATCCTAATTTTGTACTTTTACATTTTATAGGAAAAGAGGCTACATTTTGGATTAATGGAGAATTTGCGCACGAAAAGTTGTAA
- a CDS encoding AAA family ATPase: MITHLSINNLKLHNHTNLKLNGLTILTGMNGMGKSTVIQSLILLRQSFMMNDLDSGLNLKGDLCDAGMSGELACQTSMEHSLNINMKFIEQDDLNFSFEYPDNIMDTMLPGAKSNETSKAVLSKYSLFNENFQYLSAFRFGPQKSYNRDTSLVVTKKQISKIMGQCEYAVHFLEQYKNTNIPIKELAIIEDDDITPDYRLTVQVERWLRLVSPNIKINIEPVGEDFKLKYKFSREENTITEDITALNTGFGITYVLPILIAVLSAGKDAIVLIENPEAHLHPKGQAVLMELVSKAVACGVQIVMESHSDHIINGSLVAVNKKWINPDLLSIYYFEREEHEHVALSHQLLISETGRITRPPKGFFDQIDIDLKTLTGF, translated from the coding sequence ATGATTACTCATTTAAGCATAAATAATTTAAAGCTTCATAATCATACAAATTTGAAGCTAAATGGACTGACAATTCTTACTGGTATGAACGGTATGGGAAAATCTACTGTCATACAGTCATTGATATTATTACGACAGTCTTTTATGATGAACGATCTAGATTCTGGCCTAAATCTAAAAGGCGATTTATGTGATGCCGGAATGTCTGGAGAATTAGCCTGTCAGACTTCAATGGAACATTCGTTGAACATTAATATGAAGTTTATTGAACAAGATGATTTGAATTTTTCATTTGAATATCCTGATAATATCATGGATACGATGCTTCCAGGAGCTAAAAGTAATGAGACGTCAAAAGCTGTATTGTCGAAATATTCATTGTTTAATGAGAATTTTCAGTATTTGAGTGCATTTCGTTTTGGTCCGCAAAAAAGCTACAACCGTGATACTTCTTTGGTTGTTACTAAAAAACAAATATCTAAAATCATGGGACAATGTGAATATGCAGTACATTTTCTTGAGCAGTATAAAAATACAAACATCCCTATAAAAGAACTTGCGATTATCGAAGATGATGATATAACTCCGGACTATAGACTTACTGTGCAGGTAGAACGTTGGCTACGTCTTGTTTCGCCTAATATAAAAATCAATATAGAGCCTGTGGGAGAGGATTTTAAGTTGAAATATAAATTTAGTAGAGAAGAAAATACTATTACGGAAGATATTACAGCCTTGAATACTGGTTTTGGAATCACTTATGTATTACCCATATTAATAGCCGTATTAAGTGCAGGTAAAGATGCCATTGTGCTTATTGAGAATCCGGAAGCGCATTTGCATCCGAAAGGACAGGCTGTATTGATGGAACTGGTTTCAAAAGCTGTAGCTTGTGGAGTACAGATTGTGATGGAATCGCATAGTGACCATATTATAAATGGTAGTTTGGTGGCAGTAAACAAAAAGTGGATTAATCCTGATTTACTATCCATATACTATTTTGAAAGGGAAGAACATGAGCATGTAGCTTTGTCACATCAATTACTGATTTCAGAAACAGGACGTATCACTCGTCCTCCTAAGGGATTTTTTGATCAGATAGATATTGATTTGAAGACCTTAACCGGATTTTGA
- a CDS encoding helix-turn-helix domain-containing protein, producing MEELNQLKIVLVKKKRTSKWLAEQLEVNPTTVSKWCTNKTQPNLQTLKRISELLEVKLEELIVLN from the coding sequence ATGGAAGAATTGAATCAACTTAAAATAGTGTTGGTAAAGAAAAAAAGAACCAGCAAGTGGCTCGCAGAACAGTTGGAGGTCAATCCTACAACAGTGTCTAAATGGTGTACAAACAAGACACAGCCCAATTTGCAGACACTAAAGAGAATATCGGAATTGCTTGAAGTTAAATTAGAAGAACTGATAGTACTGAACTGA
- a CDS encoding helix-turn-helix domain-containing protein — translation MAKNTMGTKLPRKLEQKMSVVGEQIKLARLRRDLSVAQVAERATCSPLTVSRIEKGAPTVAIGIYLRVLYALQLDDDILWLAKEDKLGKALQDLSLKTRKRASKKG, via the coding sequence ATGGCAAAGAATACGATGGGGACTAAATTACCCCGAAAATTGGAGCAGAAGATGTCGGTTGTGGGAGAACAGATTAAGTTGGCTCGCTTACGCAGAGATTTGAGTGTGGCTCAAGTGGCTGAACGTGCCACCTGTTCTCCGTTGACCGTATCCCGAATAGAGAAAGGCGCACCGACTGTGGCAATCGGTATTTACTTGCGTGTTCTGTATGCTTTACAGCTTGACGATGATATTCTGTGGTTAGCCAAAGAAGATAAATTGGGGAAAGCGTTACAAGATTTGAGTTTGAAGACAAGGAAACGAGCTTCAAAAAAGGGATAA
- a CDS encoding helix-turn-helix domain-containing protein → MNNILAFNIDNPNEVALQIASRVKARRLKLDLTQEGLATRAGVKFATYRRFEQTGEVSLRGLLQIAFALNALSDFDALFAQRQYQSLDDVLKEQGVTRKRGKKNE, encoded by the coding sequence ATGAATAATATATTAGCGTTTAATATTGATAATCCAAATGAGGTAGCTTTACAGATAGCATCAAGGGTTAAAGCAAGGCGACTTAAACTTGATTTGACACAAGAGGGTTTGGCTACAAGAGCCGGGGTCAAGTTTGCCACATATCGCAGATTTGAGCAGACTGGAGAAGTTTCATTGAGAGGATTACTTCAGATAGCATTTGCTTTGAATGCACTCTCTGACTTTGATGCTCTTTTTGCGCAAAGACAATATCAATCATTGGATGATGTACTGAAAGAACAAGGCGTTACCCGTAAAAGAGGAAAGAAAAATGAATAG
- a CDS encoding phospholipase D-like domain-containing protein, with protein MIQAYFNQIRKKIIEEINNSNKDIIIAVAWFTQHDLFDAIINALERGVNISLILIKDIINCGDYGLDFSLYLQKGGKLCFVNKRNILMHNKFCIFDGSILITGSYNWTYSAENRNAENIIITDEGNVCEDYTKYFTDLWNQLTEVKEYSQMNISDIEADILIKEYDNIVEEYMCMKENNIINSDAINIINESRKNIAVNKLATVVTQVKRHNPTLKMNIGKSCRINGICNKMLNVIKQGQELPFTNTVNTCTAYHNQSRALCEVLFGNSENAHNNKSLVKIGLDNLPQMKAGEVKFKTKITIDTNGYMHVEYVCVNTGISKEAFYDCSELINY; from the coding sequence ATGATACAAGCATACTTTAATCAAATACGGAAGAAAATAATAGAAGAAATTAATAACTCAAATAAAGATATAATAATCGCAGTGGCATGGTTCACTCAACATGATTTATTTGATGCAATCATTAATGCTTTGGAACGAGGAGTAAATATCTCTCTTATTCTCATAAAAGATATAATAAATTGTGGTGATTATGGACTTGATTTTTCATTATATCTGCAAAAGGGAGGAAAATTATGTTTCGTGAATAAACGCAATATTCTAATGCATAATAAATTTTGCATTTTTGATGGGAGTATTCTTATAACAGGTTCGTATAATTGGACTTACTCTGCAGAAAATAGAAATGCAGAAAATATCATAATCACCGACGAAGGAAATGTATGTGAAGACTATACTAAATATTTTACTGATTTATGGAATCAATTGACAGAAGTAAAAGAGTATAGTCAGATGAACATATCAGACATAGAAGCTGATATTCTTATAAAAGAATATGATAATATAGTAGAAGAATATATGTGTATGAAAGAAAACAATATAATTAATTCTGATGCAATTAATATTATCAATGAATCGAGGAAGAATATTGCTGTAAATAAATTAGCTACTGTGGTTACACAAGTAAAGAGACATAATCCAACTTTAAAAATGAATATTGGGAAGAGTTGTCGCATAAATGGTATTTGTAATAAAATGCTAAATGTCATAAAACAAGGACAAGAACTCCCTTTTACAAATACTGTAAATACGTGTACAGCTTATCACAATCAGAGTAGAGCACTATGTGAAGTATTGTTTGGTAACTCTGAAAATGCGCACAATAATAAATCATTAGTAAAGATAGGATTAGATAATTTACCTCAAATGAAAGCGGGTGAGGTAAAGTTTAAGACAAAAATAACAATAGATACTAATGGTTATATGCACGTAGAATATGTATGCGTAAATACAGGAATATCAAAGGAAGCTTTTTATGACTGTAGTGAATTGATTAATTATTAG